A region from the Arachis ipaensis cultivar K30076 chromosome B01, Araip1.1, whole genome shotgun sequence genome encodes:
- the LOC107648435 gene encoding probable serine/threonine-protein kinase At1g01540 produces the protein MELKVSDFGLAKFLDSDSNYITTRVMGWVCTLSLVHISLSLVNSSICSLIYNLFDRYVASEYASTGMLNERSDVYNFGILIMEVITGRNPVDYSRPSEQVNLVEWLKKMVGNRNAEEVLDPKLPEKPNSRALKRVLIIALCCTDSNAQKQPKMGHIVHMLEAEESPYKEDRRARRESGYTPKNKVNNNLKEEATVSSDDCRIESGMQDNETR, from the exons ATGGAATTAAAGGTGTCTGACTTTGGACTTGCTAAATTCCTTGACTCTGATAGCAACTACATTACGACTCGTGTAATGGGTTGGGTTTGTACACTCTCTCTTGTTCACATTTCTCTTTCTTTGGTAAACTCTTCCATATGTTCCCTTATATATAATCTTTTCGACAGATACGTAGCTTCTGAATATGCAAGTACTGGCATGTTGAATGAACGAAGCGATGTGTataattttggaatccttataaTGGAAGTAATTACAGGCAGGAATCCGGTTGATTATAGTCGGCCATCGGAGCAG GTGAATTTAGTTGAATGGCTAAAGAAGATGGTTGGTAACAGAAATGCAGAGGAAGTGTTGGATCCTAAACTTCCTGAGAAACCAAATTCAAGGGCCCTAAAGAGAGTACTTATTATAGCATTGTGCTGCACAGACTCAAATGCACAAAAGCAGCCTAAAATGGGACATATTGTACACATGCTTGAAGCTGAAGAATCCCCTTACAAAGAG GATCGTAGAGCTAGAAGGGAATCGGGATACACACCCAAGAATAAAGTAAACAACAATCTAAAAGAGGAGGCAACTGTTTCTAGCGATGATTGTAGAATTGAAAGTGGGATGCAGGACAATGAGACAAGATGA